From one Ferrovibrio sp. MS7 genomic stretch:
- a CDS encoding indolepyruvate ferredoxin oxidoreductase family protein, with translation MTIALRDVSLKDRYTQESGVLFLSGTQALVRLLLTQRERDRKAGLNTAGFVSGYRGSPLGGFDMALWQARDELKQAGIVFQPGVNEDLAATSVWGTQQLDSLPGKTVDGVFSMWYGKGPGVDRSGDPFKHGNYAGTTEHGGVLVVFGDDHPGKSSTVAHQSEQALAANLIPVLYPANVEEILEYGLHGWAMSRYTGLWVGLKTVNETVETTATVPVLPGGPAILAPNAPDDGVDIRPQPDYGPQRDETVVIRHRLPRVHDYARANPLDRRRLGAAGARLGIVTSGKAYTDLVDALALLGIDEDRARTLGLSVYKVGLIWPLEPVGLRGFAAGCEELLFVEEKRAFIEDQAAKLLINDKDAPRFSGKNDPQGEALLPSDVQLVPATIAAALLRRLEALGLADTALRQAGERIAVAKPAAIDPAQPKRLPYFCSGCPHNSSTKVPEGSVAMSGIGCHSMAMWMNRSTLKPVQMGAEGTNWIGLSHFTKTRHVFQNLGDGTYSHSGLLAIRAAVQAGVNITYKILANDAVAMTGGQPVEGALSTEMIVRQVLAEDIARCMVVTDDLARTAVSVPGVSVVPRAELARVQQELSAIPGVTVLVYEQVCAAEKRRRRKRKLMPDPALRVFINEAVCEGCGDCTVQSNCVSIQPKETAFGRKRRIDQSSCNKDTSCIEGFCPSFVIVEGGEMRKKSSVLDRSRFASLPEVAPAAMAECNVLTTGVGGTGVVTIGSVLAMAANLVGMGANSYNMTGLAQKGGAVFSHLRLAASPAALKGSLVGPAEADLILGCDMVTAASPDGIKTCAPQRTRALLNGNIEPTAAFQADRDYRIDTGALVAKLRDRTLETISIDAGEVAERLLGDKIGANMLLVGFAYQKGWLPLPLAALRRAIELNGAAVQFNLDAFDLGRVAAIEPEVLLPAPQPETAIPDTLEGIVAHRVAHLTRYQNAALAQRYAAWVEKAQRAEQAASPGSQAFTLAVARNLAKLMAYKDEYEVARLYAETPWRHDLSETMQGDVKLSLYLAPPLLSRPDPETGRPRKIKFGPWIFPAMRLLAGFKWLRGTALDPFGRTEERRSERQLIAEYEADLALIIAQLSARNLQAATAWAAIPDAIRGYGPVKEAAMAAARPLRLTALNQFHRSAG, from the coding sequence GTGACCATTGCACTGCGTGACGTTTCACTGAAAGACCGCTACACGCAGGAATCCGGCGTGCTGTTCCTGAGCGGCACCCAGGCGCTGGTCCGCCTGCTGCTGACCCAGCGCGAGCGTGACCGCAAGGCCGGCCTCAACACCGCCGGCTTCGTTTCCGGCTATCGCGGTTCGCCGCTGGGCGGCTTCGACATGGCGTTGTGGCAGGCGCGCGACGAACTGAAGCAGGCCGGCATCGTGTTCCAGCCTGGCGTCAATGAAGACCTCGCCGCCACCTCTGTCTGGGGCACGCAGCAGCTTGACAGCCTGCCGGGCAAGACCGTCGATGGCGTATTCTCCATGTGGTACGGCAAGGGGCCGGGCGTCGACCGCTCCGGCGACCCGTTCAAGCATGGCAATTATGCCGGCACCACCGAACATGGTGGCGTGCTGGTGGTGTTCGGCGACGATCACCCCGGCAAGTCTTCCACCGTGGCGCATCAGAGCGAGCAGGCCCTGGCAGCCAACCTGATCCCGGTGCTTTATCCGGCCAATGTCGAGGAAATCCTCGAATACGGCCTGCATGGCTGGGCAATGTCGCGCTATACCGGCCTCTGGGTCGGGCTCAAGACCGTGAACGAGACGGTGGAAACCACCGCCACCGTGCCGGTGCTGCCGGGCGGCCCGGCGATCCTGGCGCCGAATGCGCCGGATGATGGCGTCGATATCCGGCCGCAGCCGGATTACGGCCCGCAGCGCGACGAGACCGTGGTGATCCGCCACCGGCTGCCGCGCGTGCATGATTATGCCCGCGCCAACCCGCTCGACCGCCGCCGCCTCGGCGCGGCCGGCGCGCGGCTCGGCATTGTCACCAGCGGCAAGGCTTACACCGATCTGGTCGATGCCCTGGCCCTGCTGGGGATCGACGAGGATCGCGCCCGCACGCTCGGCCTCTCGGTCTACAAGGTCGGCCTGATCTGGCCGCTGGAGCCGGTGGGCCTGCGCGGCTTTGCGGCTGGCTGCGAGGAATTGCTGTTCGTCGAAGAGAAGCGCGCCTTCATCGAGGATCAGGCGGCGAAGCTGCTGATCAACGACAAGGACGCGCCGCGTTTCTCCGGCAAGAACGATCCGCAGGGCGAAGCCTTGCTGCCGTCCGACGTGCAGCTTGTTCCTGCCACCATCGCGGCTGCTTTGCTGCGCCGGCTGGAGGCGCTGGGGCTGGCCGATACCGCTTTGCGCCAAGCTGGCGAACGCATTGCTGTGGCCAAGCCGGCGGCAATCGATCCAGCGCAGCCGAAGCGGCTGCCGTATTTTTGTTCTGGCTGTCCGCATAACTCCTCCACCAAGGTGCCGGAAGGTTCGGTGGCGATGTCCGGCATCGGCTGTCACTCGATGGCGATGTGGATGAACCGCAGCACGCTGAAGCCGGTGCAGATGGGTGCGGAAGGCACCAACTGGATCGGCCTGTCCCATTTCACCAAGACGCGCCATGTGTTCCAGAATCTGGGCGACGGCACCTATTCCCATTCCGGCCTGCTGGCGATCCGCGCCGCAGTGCAGGCGGGCGTGAACATCACCTACAAGATTCTTGCCAATGATGCCGTGGCGATGACCGGCGGCCAGCCGGTGGAAGGCGCGCTGAGCACCGAGATGATCGTGCGCCAGGTGCTGGCCGAGGATATCGCCCGCTGCATGGTGGTGACCGATGACCTGGCCCGTACGGCGGTGAGCGTGCCGGGTGTATCCGTGGTGCCGCGTGCCGAACTGGCGCGGGTGCAGCAGGAATTGAGCGCCATCCCCGGCGTCACCGTGCTGGTCTACGAGCAGGTCTGCGCCGCCGAGAAGCGTCGCCGCCGCAAGCGCAAGCTGATGCCGGACCCGGCGCTGAGGGTATTCATCAACGAGGCAGTTTGCGAAGGCTGCGGCGACTGTACCGTGCAGTCCAATTGCGTTTCGATCCAGCCGAAGGAAACTGCCTTTGGCCGCAAGCGCCGTATCGACCAGTCGAGCTGCAACAAGGATACCTCCTGCATCGAGGGCTTCTGCCCGTCCTTCGTGATTGTCGAGGGTGGCGAGATGCGCAAGAAGTCGAGCGTGCTCGACCGCAGCCGTTTCGCTTCCCTGCCCGAAGTGGCGCCGGCGGCGATGGCGGAATGCAATGTGCTGACCACCGGCGTCGGCGGCACCGGCGTCGTCACCATCGGCAGCGTGCTGGCGATGGCGGCCAATCTGGTCGGCATGGGGGCGAACAGCTACAACATGACCGGCCTGGCGCAGAAGGGCGGCGCGGTGTTCAGTCATCTTCGCCTTGCCGCCAGCCCGGCGGCGCTGAAGGGCTCGCTGGTCGGCCCCGCCGAGGCCGACCTGATCCTCGGCTGCGACATGGTGACGGCCGCCAGCCCCGATGGCATCAAGACCTGCGCGCCTCAGCGCACCCGGGCCTTGCTCAACGGTAATATCGAGCCGACGGCTGCCTTCCAGGCCGACCGCGACTACCGCATCGATACCGGCGCATTGGTGGCCAAGCTGCGTGACCGCACGTTGGAAACCATCAGCATTGATGCCGGCGAGGTGGCCGAGCGCCTGCTGGGTGACAAGATCGGCGCCAACATGCTGCTGGTCGGCTTTGCCTACCAGAAGGGTTGGCTGCCGCTGCCGCTGGCTGCACTCCGCCGTGCCATCGAACTGAACGGTGCCGCCGTTCAGTTCAATCTCGATGCCTTCGATCTCGGTCGCGTGGCTGCTATCGAGCCCGAAGTGCTGCTGCCGGCGCCGCAGCCGGAAACGGCTATACCCGATACCCTGGAGGGGATCGTGGCGCATCGCGTGGCGCATCTTACGCGCTATCAGAATGCGGCCCTGGCGCAGCGCTATGCGGCCTGGGTGGAGAAGGCGCAGCGTGCCGAACAGGCCGCCAGCCCTGGTTCGCAGGCTTTCACCCTGGCGGTGGCGCGGAATCTGGCCAAGCTGATGGCCTACAAGGATGAATACGAAGTGGCGCGGCTTTATGCTGAAACGCCATGGCGCCACGATTTGTCGGAGACGATGCAGGGCGATGTGAAGCTGTCGCTCTACCTGGCGCCGCCGCTGCTGTCGCGTCCCGACCCGGAAACCGGCCGGCCGCGCAAGATCAAGTTCGGCCCGTGGATTTTCCCGGCGATGCGGCTGCTGGCCGGCTTCAAGTGGCTGCGCGGCACGGCGCTGGATCCTTTCGGCCGTACCGAGGAGCGCCGCTCGGAGCGCCAGCTAATCGCCGAGTATGAAGCCGACCTGGCGCTGATCATTGCTCAGCTTTCTGCGCGCAATCTGCAGGCCGCCACCGCCTGGGCGGCAATCCCGGATGCGATCCGGGGCTATGGCCCGGTGAAGGAAGCCGCCATGGCGGCAGCCAGGCCGCTGCGCCTGACGGCACTGAACCAGTTCCACCGGTCGGCGGGTTGA
- a CDS encoding CaiB/BaiF CoA transferase family protein, with product MLGKMKVLSFTHFVQGPAASQYLADMGADVVKIEPIAGAFERGYGADQVFIQGLSASFFAVNRNKRSISVDLKSDKGREVIHSLIRQADVLLENYRGGVLERLGFGYDAVKAIKPDIIYASASGWGSSGPMAKEPGQDLLVQARCGLIAVTGDLQSAPTVPGVPIVDQHAAALMAMAITAAFVKKLSTGQGTKIESNLLNAGLDLQTESMAAYFSGNRSPERFQRDSRLASWFLPAPYGVYKLADCHAVISLGGDIEQFAGAIGNAELVALAGDRMKNRDAFMGVLGEELKGWTYARLDKALAPHALWYAKVQNYDDIRADPQVQHNQCLQQFTVKGETATVLAHPVRYDGEAPALRRMPVTLGGDTREVLREAGWSDADVDALAAVGAVNLGQK from the coding sequence ATGCTTGGCAAGATGAAGGTGCTGAGTTTCACTCATTTCGTGCAGGGTCCTGCGGCATCGCAGTATCTGGCGGACATGGGTGCCGATGTCGTGAAGATCGAGCCGATTGCCGGTGCTTTCGAGCGCGGCTATGGCGCCGATCAGGTATTCATCCAAGGCTTGAGCGCCAGCTTCTTCGCGGTGAACCGCAACAAGCGTTCGATCTCGGTCGATCTCAAGAGCGACAAGGGCCGGGAGGTGATCCACTCCCTGATCCGCCAGGCCGATGTACTGCTGGAGAATTACCGCGGCGGCGTGCTGGAACGCCTCGGCTTCGGCTACGACGCGGTGAAGGCAATCAAGCCTGACATCATCTATGCCTCCGCTTCCGGCTGGGGGTCGTCGGGTCCAATGGCCAAGGAACCCGGCCAGGATCTGCTGGTGCAGGCGCGCTGCGGCCTGATCGCCGTTACTGGCGACCTGCAAAGTGCGCCGACCGTGCCCGGCGTGCCGATTGTCGATCAGCATGCCGCCGCCCTGATGGCGATGGCGATCACCGCCGCTTTTGTGAAAAAGCTCAGCACCGGCCAGGGCACCAAGATCGAGTCGAACCTGCTCAATGCCGGCCTGGACCTGCAGACCGAGTCGATGGCGGCGTATTTCTCCGGCAATCGCAGCCCGGAGCGTTTCCAGCGCGATTCCCGCCTGGCTTCCTGGTTCCTGCCGGCGCCCTATGGTGTCTACAAGCTGGCCGATTGCCATGCGGTGATCAGCCTGGGCGGCGATATCGAGCAATTCGCCGGTGCCATCGGCAATGCCGAACTGGTGGCGCTGGCCGGCGACCGCATGAAGAACCGCGATGCCTTCATGGGCGTGCTGGGCGAGGAACTGAAAGGCTGGACCTATGCGCGCCTGGATAAGGCGCTGGCGCCGCATGCGCTGTGGTATGCCAAGGTGCAGAATTACGACGATATCCGCGCCGATCCGCAGGTGCAGCATAACCAGTGCCTGCAGCAATTCACCGTCAAGGGCGAGACCGCCACTGTGCTGGCGCATCCGGTGCGCTATGACGGCGAGGCACCGGCGCTCCGTCGCATGCCGGTAACGCTGGGCGGCGATACGCGCGAGGTGCTGCGCGAGGCCGGCTGGAGCGATGCCGATGTGGATGCGCTGGCGGCAGTCGGCGCGGTCAATCTCGGCCAGAAATAA
- a CDS encoding acyl-CoA dehydrogenase family protein encodes MIDFSIPAETQMVLDSLRRFIQKELAPHEAEVEEIQVVRPELAQELRNKAKEMGLFAMGMPEDVGGGGLSTVDMCLCEEEFGFTKDALVRRAFGAIPGSLVNCVGEQREKYLLPAVRGEINVALGMTEPNAGSDAAGIKTAAKRDGDDFILNGSKHFISDADVAHAFIITAVTDPSKGAKGISAFLVDKGTPGFTVGRTQYMMGLRGTNHSELIFEDVRLPKSQMLGAEGTGLFQALSTINRVRLGMVGGRSVGMARKLMQKCIDYANERKQFGQTLGEFQMVQAMLADMATEIFATRMMVLNAAWETDQDRDPREKVSMVKYYASEMLGRVADKAVQIFGGMGYCREMPLEQLYRDARVYRIFDGASDIHRMIIARSLLKNGRMSL; translated from the coding sequence GTGATCGATTTCTCCATTCCCGCCGAAACCCAGATGGTGCTCGACTCGCTGCGCCGCTTCATCCAGAAGGAACTGGCGCCGCACGAAGCCGAGGTCGAGGAAATCCAGGTTGTGCGCCCGGAATTGGCGCAGGAGCTGCGCAACAAGGCCAAGGAAATGGGCCTGTTCGCCATGGGCATGCCCGAGGATGTGGGCGGCGGCGGCCTCAGCACCGTAGATATGTGCCTCTGCGAAGAGGAGTTCGGCTTCACCAAGGATGCCCTGGTGCGCCGCGCCTTCGGCGCCATTCCCGGTTCGCTGGTGAATTGCGTTGGCGAGCAGCGCGAGAAGTATCTGCTCCCGGCGGTTCGGGGCGAGATCAATGTCGCGCTGGGCATGACCGAGCCGAATGCCGGCTCGGATGCCGCCGGCATCAAGACCGCCGCCAAGCGCGATGGCGACGACTTCATCCTCAACGGCTCGAAGCATTTCATCAGCGATGCCGATGTGGCGCATGCCTTCATTATCACCGCTGTCACCGATCCGTCGAAGGGCGCCAAGGGCATCAGCGCCTTCCTGGTCGACAAGGGCACGCCGGGCTTCACCGTCGGCCGCACGCAATACATGATGGGCCTGCGCGGCACCAATCATTCCGAACTGATCTTCGAGGATGTGCGGTTGCCGAAATCGCAGATGCTGGGCGCCGAAGGCACCGGTCTGTTCCAGGCGCTTTCCACCATCAACCGGGTGCGGCTTGGCATGGTTGGCGGCCGTTCGGTCGGCATGGCGCGCAAGCTGATGCAGAAGTGCATCGACTATGCCAACGAGCGCAAGCAGTTCGGCCAGACGCTGGGCGAGTTCCAGATGGTGCAGGCGATGCTGGCCGACATGGCCACCGAGATTTTCGCCACCCGCATGATGGTGCTGAATGCCGCCTGGGAGACCGACCAGGACCGCGACCCGCGCGAGAAGGTCTCGATGGTGAAGTATTACGCTTCCGAGATGCTGGGCCGTGTTGCTGACAAGGCGGTGCAGATTTTCGGCGGCATGGGCTATTGCCGCGAAATGCCGCTGGAGCAGCTTTACCGCGATGCTCGCGTCTATCGCATCTTCGACGGCGCCTCCGACATCCACCGCATGATCATTGCCCGCAGCCTGCTGAAAAACGGCCGGATGAGCCTGTAA
- a CDS encoding enoyl-CoA hydratase/isomerase family protein, protein MSDQKVRVETHGRVATLFLVNPPMNVVTLGLTRQMSAALNELAADPGIGALVLCGEGDRAFCAGSDIKEFPRLIAEQGIVSQKLGKENDTYGQVAHFPKPTVAAIEGLALGGGLELASGCDLIVASANARMGLPEVKLGGFPGSGGTVRVTNRIGMGRAKEMMLLGDMIDAETALAWGLINRIAPKGGALALARELATRLAEGPAQAAFACKTALQNAVDLPEAEAIQRSLDLSEALSQTGDFKEGVTAFAEKRPAQWRDKLDRKVFGA, encoded by the coding sequence ATGAGTGATCAAAAAGTCCGCGTCGAAACCCATGGCCGGGTGGCGACGCTGTTTCTCGTCAATCCGCCGATGAATGTGGTGACGCTGGGCCTGACCCGGCAGATGAGCGCCGCGCTCAACGAGCTGGCCGCCGATCCGGGCATCGGCGCCCTGGTGCTGTGCGGCGAGGGCGACCGCGCCTTCTGCGCCGGTTCCGATATCAAGGAATTTCCGCGCCTGATCGCTGAGCAGGGCATTGTTTCGCAAAAATTGGGCAAGGAAAACGACACCTATGGTCAGGTGGCGCATTTCCCCAAGCCGACGGTTGCTGCCATCGAGGGCCTGGCGCTGGGCGGCGGCCTGGAACTGGCCAGCGGCTGTGACCTGATCGTGGCCTCCGCCAATGCCCGCATGGGCTTGCCGGAAGTGAAGCTCGGCGGTTTTCCGGGCAGCGGCGGCACCGTGCGCGTCACCAACCGCATCGGCATGGGGCGCGCCAAGGAAATGATGCTGCTGGGCGACATGATCGATGCCGAGACGGCGCTGGCTTGGGGCCTGATCAACCGCATCGCGCCCAAGGGCGGCGCGCTTGCACTGGCCCGCGAGCTTGCCACCCGCCTGGCGGAAGGCCCGGCCCAGGCCGCCTTCGCCTGCAAGACCGCGTTGCAGAACGCCGTCGACTTGCCGGAAGCCGAAGCGATCCAGCGCAGCCTGGATCTCAGCGAGGCGTTGTCGCAGACCGGCGATTTCAAGGAAGGCGTCACCGCCTTCGCCGAGAAGCGTCCGGCCCAGTGGCGCGACAAGCTCGACCGCAAGGTGTTCGGCGCCTGA
- a CDS encoding DUF1330 domain-containing protein yields MAAIVVAKVRVTDPEKYESYKPLAKVAIEAFGGRYLVRGADPVMIEGEASPVRYVVVEFDSVETVKRFYDSPEYRKARDARAGAAIAEITALQGI; encoded by the coding sequence ATGGCCGCAATCGTGGTTGCCAAGGTCCGGGTCACCGATCCGGAGAAATACGAATCGTATAAACCGCTCGCCAAGGTGGCGATCGAGGCTTTCGGCGGGCGCTACCTGGTGCGCGGCGCCGACCCGGTGATGATCGAGGGCGAAGCCAGCCCGGTGCGCTATGTCGTGGTCGAGTTCGACTCGGTCGAAACCGTGAAGCGTTTCTATGACTCGCCGGAATACCGCAAGGCGCGCGACGCCCGCGCCGGCGCTGCCATCGCCGAAATAACTGCCCTGCAGGGCATCTGA
- a CDS encoding dihydrodipicolinate synthase family protein yields the protein MPRLKYDCSGVIPACLLPLHDDLSIDEKNYRKHIREVGSTRGVAALTVNGHASEVSSCTFEEQEKLLDLALAEVGDRVPLVNGIYAESGMEAVRLARMADAKGASALLVFPPNVFMLGSRPEMVVDHYRRIADATDLPLIIFQFPVSLPVTYSHDVLLRLIQEIPSIKAMKDACGDPARHEMTVRALQSDSRPFHVLTTHSAWLLSSLVVGCNGLLSGAGSTIADLQVELFEAVRGNDLAKAKAVAARIYHTTHAFYGPPAVDMHNRMKEAQVILGRLPSAAVRPPLQKLGAAEIDRIRQHLKAAGIER from the coding sequence ATGCCCCGGCTGAAATATGACTGCTCTGGCGTCATTCCCGCCTGCCTGCTGCCGCTGCACGATGATCTGAGCATCGACGAGAAGAACTACCGCAAGCATATCCGCGAAGTCGGCTCGACGCGCGGCGTCGCCGCGCTGACCGTGAACGGCCATGCCTCCGAAGTATCGTCCTGCACCTTCGAGGAGCAGGAAAAGCTGCTGGATCTGGCGCTGGCGGAAGTCGGCGACCGCGTGCCGCTGGTGAACGGCATCTATGCCGAAAGCGGCATGGAAGCCGTGCGCCTGGCGCGCATGGCCGATGCCAAGGGCGCTTCCGCGCTGCTGGTGTTCCCGCCGAATGTGTTCATGCTCGGCTCGCGCCCGGAGATGGTGGTGGATCACTACCGCCGCATCGCCGATGCCACCGACCTGCCGCTGATCATCTTCCAGTTCCCGGTCAGCCTGCCGGTGACCTACAGCCACGACGTGCTGCTGCGGCTGATCCAGGAAATCCCCAGCATCAAGGCCATGAAGGATGCCTGCGGCGATCCGGCGCGGCATGAGATGACGGTGCGGGCACTGCAATCCGATAGCCGCCCATTCCATGTGCTGACCACCCACAGCGCCTGGCTGCTCTCCTCCCTGGTGGTGGGCTGCAACGGCCTGCTCTCGGGTGCCGGCAGCACCATCGCCGATCTGCAGGTGGAGTTGTTCGAGGCGGTGCGCGGCAACGACCTGGCCAAGGCCAAGGCGGTGGCGGCCCGCATCTACCACACCACCCATGCCTTCTACGGCCCGCCGGCCGTGGACATGCATAACCGCATGAAAGAGGCCCAGGTGATCCTCGGTCGCTTGCCTTCCGCTGCGGTACGTCCGCCGCTGCAGAAGCTCGGTGCCGCCGAGATAGACCGCATCCGCCAGCACCTCAAGGCTGCCGGCATCGAACGCTGA
- a CDS encoding TetR/AcrR family transcriptional regulator, which produces MQTDNNSAGQTMRNQIKMVAEELLVKHGYRGLSFRQIAEILNTTRANLHYHFGSKEGLVEEVLEDYSTSTMNRYRDVLTDTTTTLRTKIDAIIKLNRERYQKYNPDGDHGHPWSLMTRLRSDSDALNDKMRNRLQGVMREFEMLVAVGVRAAVQSGELQPDTPQQQIVIQLVTIIHYAGLVTRDNGKFGRLTDLWDATLTVIERAYSHKPAAKSRKG; this is translated from the coding sequence GTGCAAACTGACAATAACAGTGCCGGCCAGACCATGCGCAACCAGATCAAAATGGTGGCCGAGGAATTGCTGGTCAAGCATGGCTATCGCGGCCTCAGCTTCCGCCAGATCGCCGAAATCCTGAACACCACCCGCGCCAACCTGCATTACCATTTCGGCAGCAAGGAAGGCTTGGTGGAGGAAGTGCTGGAGGATTACTCCACCAGCACCATGAACCGCTACCGCGACGTGCTGACCGACACCACCACGACGCTGCGGACCAAGATCGATGCCATCATCAAGCTCAACCGCGAGCGCTACCAGAAATACAATCCCGATGGCGACCACGGCCATCCGTGGAGCCTGATGACCCGGCTGCGCTCCGACAGCGATGCGCTGAACGACAAGATGCGCAACCGGCTGCAGGGCGTGATGCGCGAATTCGAGATGCTGGTTGCCGTCGGCGTGCGCGCCGCGGTGCAGTCCGGCGAATTGCAGCCCGATACGCCGCAGCAGCAGATCGTGATTCAGCTTGTCACCATCATCCACTATGCCGGCCTGGTGACGCGCGACAACGGCAAGTTCGGCCGTCTCACCGACCTGTGGGATGCGACGCTGACCGTGATCGAGCGCGCCTACAGCCACAAGCCAGCGGCCAAGAGCCGCAAGGGCTGA
- a CDS encoding AMP-binding protein — MKASYLDFAPQEWSLDRVLEWRAGQTPGAPFLAFAGQPALSFVDAYTRALDIAWYLHRLGIRAGDRVATFAGNSDQAVLLWFGIDLLGAIDAPINPAFSGKPLEHAVNLVEAEVMIAEAGLLPVLAASAAAMPRLARILAHSAAEPLPAEIGGKPVTAFTPLREPRPTDWQPPGAAHSDLCSILFTSGTTGPSKGVMVTHAQAFLTARQSAEGMRVTGDDIYYCAHPLFHMSPRFCAIYAAILTGAKVSLDLRFSAADWLRRVRECGATVSIGHGPLLEMIYAEPERPDDADTRLTRIGTSPFPKHIAVDFERRFGVKGIETWGMTEVNIPCWHPYDEALRPGSCGRIREEWYEFQVVDPETDQPLPPGQVGEFVLRPKLPWIVSPGYYANPQATLKAWRNLWFHSGDSGYIDADGWVYFADRLGDRIRRRAENISSYDIEVAANAHAAVLESAAIGVPSEFVSDDDVKLCVVLRPGAALQPLELLAFLAQCLPHHMVPRYIEILPAMPRTPTQKIMKVQLRAAGITADTWDRKAAGIELRSLMAKA; from the coding sequence GTGAAAGCCAGCTATCTCGATTTTGCGCCACAGGAATGGTCCCTGGACCGGGTTTTGGAATGGCGTGCCGGGCAAACCCCCGGCGCGCCATTTCTCGCTTTCGCGGGACAGCCCGCCCTGAGTTTCGTTGACGCCTACACGCGGGCTCTGGATATCGCCTGGTATCTGCATCGCCTCGGCATCCGGGCCGGTGACCGGGTTGCGACCTTTGCCGGCAATTCCGACCAAGCGGTGCTGCTGTGGTTCGGTATCGATCTGCTTGGTGCCATCGACGCCCCGATCAATCCCGCCTTCAGCGGCAAGCCGCTGGAGCATGCCGTCAACTTGGTCGAGGCCGAGGTGATGATCGCCGAGGCGGGTTTGCTGCCGGTGCTGGCGGCGAGCGCGGCCGCGATGCCGCGCCTTGCCCGTATCCTGGCCCATTCCGCTGCCGAACCGCTGCCGGCGGAAATCGGCGGCAAGCCGGTCACGGCTTTTACGCCCTTGAGAGAGCCGCGTCCGACCGATTGGCAGCCGCCCGGCGCCGCCCATAGCGATCTCTGCTCGATCCTGTTCACGTCCGGCACCACCGGCCCCTCCAAGGGGGTGATGGTGACCCATGCCCAGGCCTTCCTTACCGCGCGCCAGAGCGCGGAAGGCATGCGGGTGACGGGCGACGACATCTACTATTGCGCCCATCCGCTGTTTCACATGTCGCCGCGTTTCTGCGCCATCTATGCCGCGATCCTTACTGGCGCAAAAGTAAGTCTGGATCTGCGATTCTCGGCCGCCGACTGGCTGCGCCGGGTACGCGAGTGCGGCGCCACGGTGAGCATCGGCCATGGCCCGCTGCTGGAAATGATCTATGCCGAGCCCGAGCGGCCTGATGATGCCGACACGCGGCTCACCCGCATCGGCACCTCGCCCTTCCCGAAACATATCGCGGTGGATTTCGAGCGCCGTTTCGGCGTGAAGGGGATCGAGACCTGGGGCATGACGGAAGTGAATATTCCCTGCTGGCATCCCTATGACGAAGCCTTGCGGCCAGGCTCCTGCGGCCGCATCCGTGAGGAATGGTACGAATTCCAGGTTGTCGATCCGGAGACCGACCAGCCGCTGCCGCCGGGCCAAGTGGGCGAATTCGTGCTGCGGCCGAAGCTGCCCTGGATCGTCAGCCCGGGCTATTACGCCAACCCGCAGGCGACGCTGAAGGCCTGGCGGAATCTCTGGTTCCATAGCGGCGACAGCGGCTATATCGATGCCGATGGCTGGGTCTATTTCGCCGACCGGCTGGGCGACCGCATCCGGCGCCGGGCGGAGAATATCTCATCCTACGATATCGAAGTGGCGGCCAATGCCCATGCGGCGGTGCTGGAAAGCGCCGCAATCGGCGTGCCCTCCGAATTCGTTTCCGACGACGATGTGAAGCTCTGCGTGGTGTTGCGTCCCGGCGCAGCATTACAGCCGCTGGAATTGCTGGCTTTCCTGGCGCAGTGCCTGCCGCACCACATGGTGCCGCGCTATATCGAGATCCTGCCGGCGATGCCGCGCACGCCGACGCAGAAGATCATGAAGGTGCAACTGCGTGCCGCCGGCATCACCGCCGATACCTGGGATCGCAAAGCGGCGGGCATTGAGCTGCGCAGCCTGATGGCTAAGGCGTAA